A single window of Nicotiana sylvestris chromosome 5, ASM39365v2, whole genome shotgun sequence DNA harbors:
- the LOC104229658 gene encoding proteasome subunit beta type-5-like, with translation MMKIDFSGLEPTAPIKGESSELCDGILSSPSFQIPNATNFDGFQKEAIQMVKPAKGTTTLAFIFKGGVMVAADSRASMGGYISSQSVKKIIEINPYMLGTMAGGAADCQFWHRNLGIKCRLHELANKRRISVAGASKLLANILYSYRGMGLSVGTMIAGWDEKGPGLYYVDSEGGRLKGNRFSVGSGSPYAYGVLDSGYRFDLSVEEAAELARRAIYHATFRDGASGGVASVYHVGPNGWKKLSGDDVGELHYNYYPVELESVEQEMAEVPVA, from the exons ATGATGAAGATTGATTTTAGCGGACTTGAACCGACTGCCCCAATCAAGGGGGAGTCCTCTGAGCTGTGTGATGGCATCCTGAGTTCTCCATCATTCCAAATTCCTAATGCTACTAAT TTTGATGGTTTTCAGAAAGAAGCAATCCAAATGGTGAAGCCTGCAAAGGGTACCACAACTCTTGCTTTCATTTTTAAGGGAGGTGTAATGGTGGCTGCTGATTCTAGGGCTAGCATGGGAGGATATATAT CATCTCAATCAGTGAAGAAAATCATTGAAATAAATCCTTATATGCTTGGAACAATGGCTGGGGGTGCTGCTGACTGCCAATTCTGGCATAGAAACCTAGGAATCAAG TGTCGTCTACATGAACTGGCTAACAAAAGGAGAATTTCTGTTGCTGGAGCTTCAAAATTGCTGGCAAATATTTTATATTCTTACCGAGGAATGGGTTTGTCGGTCGGAACTATGATTGCTGGATGGGATGAGAAG GGTCCAGGACTGTATTATGTGGACAGTGAGGGAGGACGACTTAAAGGAAACAGATTCTCTGTTGGATCTGGTTCACCTTATGCTTATGGTGTTTTGGATAGTGG GTACCGCTTTGATTTATCTGTGGAAGAAGCTGCCGAGCTGGCAAGACGAGCTATTTATCATGCAACATTCCGTGATGGAGCTAGTGGTGGTGTTGCTAGTG TTTATCATGTTGGACCAAACGGATGGAAGAAGCTATCTGGTGATGATGTTGGAGAACTTCACTACAATTACTATCCCGTTGAACTCGAATCAGTTGAACAGGAAATGGCTGAAGTGCCCGTGGCCTGA